TCCCTTCAATTTTTCGGTCAGGGCCATTTTTTGGCGTGTATTCCTATCGATGCATACGTGCACGGTTTTTACTGTCCCCACTAATTCATTTTTTTTGCGGTAAATATTGTAATGCAAACTGAAGGAGCTATTACCTAATTCTCCGACGACGACATGGATTTCAAGCACATCTCCAACATGTAACTGCGCGAGGTAGTCGCCTTCGACGTGGCGGATGACAAAGACAAAAGGCTCGTGGTCGAACATATGCCGCAGATCCAATTTCTCGCTTTCAAAAAAATCTTCCAATGCATCGTGGGCAAAGCGGAAAAGACGTGCAAAGTAAAGGATGCCGGCCATATCTGTATCGTGCATGCGCACTTGATTTTTAGCGATATACATGAAATTTGTTCCAATTTTTTTTATATGTTTTAGCTCACAATACCACTTTTAAAATTCGGGGGGTAGATCATTCCCTCTTCTCTAAAACCCTAGAATGTTCTATCTCTATAGAAAATATTTTACGTTATTTCAAATGGAAATTATTAGTTATCTCGACGACAGTGGGACTTTAAAGAAAGGGGCGCCTTCGATTCCGAAGGATGTTCTATTGAAAGCCTATGAGATCATGCTGCAAACGCGGATGGTCGACGACCGTATGGTGACTTTACAGCGCCAGGGAACGATCTCTTTTGCTATGCTTTCCCTTGGGGAAGAGGCATGCGCCGTAGGCAGCGCCGCTGCATTGGAACTTGCGGATTGGCTCTATCCCCAATATAGAGAAGCCGGCATTATTTTCTGGCGAGGATTCACCATTAGGGAATATGTGGACCACATGTTCTGCAATTGCAATGATATTATCCTAGGGCGCCAAATGCCAAACCACTTCGGTTCACGCAAACTCAATGTGGTGACAGTCTCCTCCCCTATCGGCACAAAGATCCCGCATGCTGCGGGCTGCGCTTACGCCATGAAAGTGCAGAAAGAAAAATCCGTAGCAGTATGTTATTTTGGCGAGGGAGCTTCCTCTGAAGGAGATTTCCATGCCGGGATCAATTTCGCTGCCGTGCGCAAAGCTCCTGCAATCTTCTTTTGCCGCAACAATGGCTATGCTATCTCCACGCCGGCTTCGGCACAATTTGCCAGCGACGGCATCGTCCCAAAAGCCATCGGCTATGGCATTGAAGGAGTTAGAGTGGATGGAAACGATTTTTTTGCCGTTTACGATGTAGTACAAAAAGCACGTCAGCACTGCCTGGATGTAGGGCCCGTGCTCATCGAAGCTATGACTTACCGTATGGGCGCGCATTCTACGTCGGACGACCCCTCAAAGTATCGTACTGAGGAGGAAGTGGAAAAATGGCGCATCAAAGACCCTATTGCACGGCTAGGGAAATATTTGGAGAAAAAGAAGTTATGGTCAAAAGCTAAGGATGAAGAGCTAAAGAAGAAAATCGCCCACGAAATAGACCAAGCTATCGAAAATTCCAAAGGAGCCTGCAGCCCGCCTATCCATAGTTTATTTGAGCATGTTTATTTTGAGCTGACCCCGACATTGGAACGTGAACAAGACAGCGTCGTTCATAGGAGCGAATCATGCCAGAAATGAACATCATCCAAGCGCTGAACCATACGTTGATGCAGGAATTTGAAAAGGACAGCCGTTTAGTTACTTTTGGTGAGGACGCCGGGGCTTTTGGAGGTGTTTTCCGTGTTACAACAGATCTGCAAAAACGTTTCGGACCGGAACGTGTTTTTGATACACCCCTCTGCGAACAAGGGATTATTGGTTTTGGCATCGGCATGGCGCAGAAGGGTCTGAAGCCCATTTGCGAGATCCAATTTGCTGATTATATCTTCCCCGCATATGACCAGATAGTGAACGAATTGGCCAAGATGCGCTATAGAACCGGCAACCAATATACTGCTCCGTTAGTTATCCGCACTCCTTATGGCGGGGGCATTCATGGCGGCCATTACCATTCGCAATCGCCTGAAGCACAGTTTCTGCATACACCGGGATTATTGGTTGTATTTGTTTCTTCCCCCTACGACGCAAAAGGATTATTAAAAACCGCTATAGCCTCTAACGATCCTGTTTTATTTTTCGAGCCTAAGCGTATTTACCGGGCCATAAAAGAAGAAGTACCGGAAGAGTCTTACAGCATACCTTTCGGACAGGCACATGTTGCACGTACAGGCAACGACATTACCTTATTAGGGTGGGGTGCACAGCATCACCAAAATATGTTAGCTGCCAACCAGCTCGAAGCAGAAAATAATATTCATGTAGAGGTTTTGAACTTGCGTACCCTGAATCCCTTGGATCTCGATGCCATTGTACGTTCCGTCTATAAGACAGGACGTTGCGTCATAGCGCATGAGGCGCCATTTACTATGGGATTTGGCGCTGAGCTTATCGCATTGATACAGCAAGAATGTTTCCTGCGTTTACATGCCCCTGTGGCACGCTGCTGCGGTTATGATACACCCTTTCCCAACACATTAGAGTCCCTTTATCTGCCTGATGCACCCCGTGTTAAAGAAACCCTTTTAGAAACAATGGCGTATTGATATGTCACAAATCCATACCGTACAGTTGCCCGACATTGGGGAAGGCGTGGTTGAGGGTGAGGTTATCGAGTGGTTAAAAAAAGAAGGTGCAGAAGTAGCTAAAGATGAGCCTGTGGTTGTCGTGATGACAGATAAAGCCACGGTTGAACTTCCTGCGCCTGTAGCGGGAAAAATAAAGCAGCATTATTACAAGGCTGGCCAGATCGCCCTTGTAGGCAAGCCGTTGTATTCTATTGAACATGGAAGCGGAGAAGAAGCCATTGTTGCTCCTGCCCCTGCTCCTGAAAAAAGGGCGCCGCAACCTCAGAAGCCTGTTGTTTCGCAAGCGGATGCTGTCCGAGAACACGTACATACGGCAGCCGGAGAGAAGCTGGCACTGCCCAGCACCCGTCGTTTAGCCCGAGAGCTAGGGGTGGATATCAATACCCTTCAGGGATCCGGAAAAGAGGGGCGTATTGAACCGCAGGACTTACATGCTGCTATTATCCTTGATGGTGAAGAAGAGACGGATCGGCTTGAGCCTATCGTAGGGATTCGCCGCTTGATGTTAAAAAAAATGGCAGAATCAAAACGGACGATTCCCCACTTTTCTTATTTTGAAAGGGTGGACGCCAGCAGACTTATCCAGTTGCGTTTGAAGGTGGGTGAAAAAGCTTTAGAAGAAGGGATCCAGCTTAGTTTTATGCCTTTCTTTATCAGAGCGCTTTCGTTGACTATTAAGAATTACCCCAAAATCAATGCTTCGGTTGACGCCGAAAAAACAGAGCTTATCCTGCATAACCACCATAATGTGGGGATTGCTGTTTCATCGGAACAGGGCCTTATTGTGCCTGTATTAAAACATGTCGAGGCAATGGACCTTACGACATTGATTCATGAGTATGAGAAACTTAAACAGAATGCCTTAGCGAATGCCTTATCTCCGCAAGAAATGCGGGGCGGAACAATCACTGTTTCAAATTTTGGTGTTCTAGGTGGTGATGGTGTATGGGCTACGCCGATTATTAATCCACCGGAGGTAGCGATCCTTGCCCTTGCAAAGATCGCCCCGATGCCGGTAGCAGTCAATGGCCAGATTGTCATCAAAAACATGGTCAATCTATCGTGGAGTTTTGACCATCGCATTATCGATGGTCATTTAGCCGCTTTAGTCTCGCACCATTATGCGCAATTGATCAACAATCCCGGTTCATTACTTTAATTACTTTTTATTTATCCATTGCCAAGCAAAGTCAGCCAACGCGATGCCGCAGGCAAAAGTGAAGCCTGTGGCAAGAGTGATAGGATTGCGCAGCAGACCGGCAGTAGCCAAACCTGAAATACTTAAAGTAGATACGGCACAAGTTCCAACGAAACGGATACACTGGCGCGCAGCCGGATTTTTTATCTTTTGTTCTGCAAGAGCTTTAGTACATTGCGAAAAAATTTCAGAAATCATACCGAAAGCTGCACCTGCTACCACTGCATGACCTGTGACGAATGCAACCCCTGCACCTGCAGCAGTATATAGTAACATGTTAGGGAAAGAAGCATCCTTAAAAAATTCTGTATAAGCGGTCATTATTATCTCCTTAGGATTAAGTTTATTAATTAAATCTTTACTATTATAATAAACAAATTAACTAAAGTCAAATTAAATTTACGATTTCACTTAAAAATTAACAATCTATTATAATTATTTCATCGGATAGATGTAGTAATTAACTATTTTATGGCGAGGTTTCTATGGAAACTAATGTATTTGAATCTTTGAAAACCAACCCTGAGATCTACGAGAGTAAAATTTTTATTATTTCAAACAAAGGCCTTATGAATCTGCGATCTAAAGATGGGATAAGCGAGAAACGACTTGTATTTAAGCAAGTGAATTTTAAAGACTTACTACAAAAAAATAAGGGAGCCGAGAAAATAGAACAATATTTTCAGGAATGCCGTATCGGTTATATCAATGCTGATGGGAAGAGGCTTATTAATAATAAAATTCTCACCGAAGTCAATAAATTATTAAAAGATCAAAAAGTTGAGCACCTAACACGATCAGAAAGCTCCACAGCGAATAATGAGAAAGACGATGTGTCAGTAGAAGATGAAGAGGAGTTTAAGGCGATGAACGATGCGGAATATAAGCAGTTTGAAACGCTTGTTTCATCCATGGTCGCCACAGCAGTAGAAATGAAAAAAGCTAAGAAAACAGAGACTGATAGTACTCAAGCTGATAGGAAAGGTTCGCCTAAGTCGAGTGAAGATACAAAAGATAATTTTGTGCGCAAAGCAGAACGAAAATTTGATGAAACTGCATCAAAAATTCTGAATAAATTTTCAGAAGATGCTAAGGTTGAACAACAAAGAAAAGAGGAAGCCTTTAAAAAAGATCAGCTCAAAGATGACCAGCTAAGACAGGATATAAAGACAGAGGGTATAAAAAAATGGGATCGTTTGGTAGATACGATCAAACATGACCTCTTGGATGCTATAGGGCAATAGTTTAGCACCCGTTTTAAGCCCGCATTAGCTAGAACGATGTGGGCGTTTTCTATCTAATCAGCAGCTTGATAAAATCTTTCAAGAGCATATCATCCTTTAATGGAAATTGGGTCAGCAGGTCTTGGGCGTTAATGGCTTTTAACCCTTCTGCCAGTTTTTGTCGGAGAAAAGGTGCTGCTTCAGATCTGCGGCGCCTATGCCCTAATGGGTATTCTACTGCAATCGGTCCTAGAACTTCGCCATTATCCAAGTGGATTGTAACGGCATTTGCAATCGAACGCTTGTCCGGATCGTAGTAATCTTGGGTGTATTGTGCATTCTCTTCTACGACAAACTTTTCACGTAACCGGTCGATTTCTGGATGTGCAGCGGCGAAGGCATCAGAATAATGTTCCGCTTTTAATTCGCCAAAAAGCAATGGGACGGCGGTCATATACTGCAGGCAGTGGTCACGGTCTGCGAAATTGTGGAGCGGACCCGTTTTTGAGATGATCCGCAGGGCAGATTGATGTGTCTGGATAGAAATCCTGCTAATAGCCTCTATATTATCTTTGACTAAAGGGTGCAGATGTAATGCTGCCTCCACTGCTGTTTGGGCATGGAATTCAGCCGGAAATCTAACTTTAAAGAGAATATTCTCCATCACATAGCTATCTAACGG
This sequence is a window from Parachlamydiales bacterium. Protein-coding genes within it:
- a CDS encoding thioesterase family protein: MYIAKNQVRMHDTDMAGILYFARLFRFAHDALEDFFESEKLDLRHMFDHEPFVFVIRHVEGDYLAQLHVGDVLEIHVVVGELGNSSFSLHYNIYRKKNELVGTVKTVHVCIDRNTRQKMALTEKLKGILIKHQRNTHV
- a CDS encoding thiamine pyrophosphate-dependent enzyme; the protein is MEIISYLDDSGTLKKGAPSIPKDVLLKAYEIMLQTRMVDDRMVTLQRQGTISFAMLSLGEEACAVGSAAALELADWLYPQYREAGIIFWRGFTIREYVDHMFCNCNDIILGRQMPNHFGSRKLNVVTVSSPIGTKIPHAAGCAYAMKVQKEKSVAVCYFGEGASSEGDFHAGINFAAVRKAPAIFFCRNNGYAISTPASAQFASDGIVPKAIGYGIEGVRVDGNDFFAVYDVVQKARQHCLDVGPVLIEAMTYRMGAHSTSDDPSKYRTEEEVEKWRIKDPIARLGKYLEKKKLWSKAKDEELKKKIAHEIDQAIENSKGACSPPIHSLFEHVYFELTPTLEREQDSVVHRSESCQK
- a CDS encoding alpha-ketoacid dehydrogenase subunit beta codes for the protein MPEMNIIQALNHTLMQEFEKDSRLVTFGEDAGAFGGVFRVTTDLQKRFGPERVFDTPLCEQGIIGFGIGMAQKGLKPICEIQFADYIFPAYDQIVNELAKMRYRTGNQYTAPLVIRTPYGGGIHGGHYHSQSPEAQFLHTPGLLVVFVSSPYDAKGLLKTAIASNDPVLFFEPKRIYRAIKEEVPEESYSIPFGQAHVARTGNDITLLGWGAQHHQNMLAANQLEAENNIHVEVLNLRTLNPLDLDAIVRSVYKTGRCVIAHEAPFTMGFGAELIALIQQECFLRLHAPVARCCGYDTPFPNTLESLYLPDAPRVKETLLETMAY
- a CDS encoding dihydrolipoamide acetyltransferase family protein — encoded protein: MSQIHTVQLPDIGEGVVEGEVIEWLKKEGAEVAKDEPVVVVMTDKATVELPAPVAGKIKQHYYKAGQIALVGKPLYSIEHGSGEEAIVAPAPAPEKRAPQPQKPVVSQADAVREHVHTAAGEKLALPSTRRLARELGVDINTLQGSGKEGRIEPQDLHAAIILDGEEETDRLEPIVGIRRLMLKKMAESKRTIPHFSYFERVDASRLIQLRLKVGEKALEEGIQLSFMPFFIRALSLTIKNYPKINASVDAEKTELILHNHHNVGIAVSSEQGLIVPVLKHVEAMDLTTLIHEYEKLKQNALANALSPQEMRGGTITVSNFGVLGGDGVWATPIINPPEVAILALAKIAPMPVAVNGQIVIKNMVNLSWSFDHRIIDGHLAALVSHHYAQLINNPGSLL